The Bacteroidia bacterium genome includes a region encoding these proteins:
- a CDS encoding NapC/NirT family cytochrome c: MKLPRTYYNYISYLGTITALIAWITIIFFVIQINLFGVENVYFDLFAYMVTPGFLVLGLILIPFGMWRKKRQIKKGTQTSDDKLLVIDLKDKKTRNALFIFSVVTVFFVLFTIMGSYKGFHYTESVEFCGTLCHDVMEPEYVAYQHSPHAKVKCAECHVGEGVDFYVKSKMSGLRQVYKNFLGTFNRPIETPIANLRPARETCEKCHWPQKFYTNKIRNEKYYLADSANTEWNVIMKMRIGSDHSALGNTEGIHWHINNDVEITYQSDEKRKTIPWVRYYNKKTGKETIFLEGDTSIHPTVKEVANSEKRVMDCMDCHNRPSHRYLAPSNYVNSLFAGNQISKSVPYLKAAAMEGLNDVYSTKDSARMGIEKQITEFYKSSYPDLFTKYQKEIKSAITAIQTEFSYNTFPEMKVRYTAYPMNIGHLEFNGCFRCHDDKHKSADGKVISKDCNLCHTIIGQGATDSIKYSTINSTLEFQHPVDIGEEWKTTNCSECHLEPF, from the coding sequence ATGAAATTACCACGTACCTATTACAATTACATTTCCTATCTGGGAACAATTACAGCTTTAATAGCTTGGATTACAATTATTTTCTTTGTAATCCAGATTAATCTTTTTGGAGTAGAGAATGTATATTTTGATCTATTTGCATATATGGTTACTCCGGGTTTTTTAGTATTGGGATTAATTCTAATTCCTTTTGGAATGTGGCGTAAAAAGAGACAAATAAAAAAAGGTACTCAAACCTCGGATGATAAATTATTAGTGATTGATTTAAAAGATAAAAAAACAAGAAATGCCCTTTTTATTTTTTCTGTAGTTACAGTTTTCTTTGTTCTTTTTACAATAATGGGAAGCTATAAAGGATTTCATTATACAGAATCTGTAGAATTTTGTGGTACTCTTTGCCATGATGTAATGGAACCTGAGTATGTTGCATATCAGCATTCACCACATGCAAAAGTTAAATGTGCAGAATGTCACGTTGGTGAAGGTGTTGATTTTTATGTAAAATCAAAAATGTCAGGTTTACGACAGGTGTATAAAAACTTTTTGGGTACATTCAACAGGCCGATAGAAACTCCTATTGCAAATTTAAGACCTGCTCGCGAGACTTGCGAAAAATGTCACTGGCCACAGAAATTTTATACAAATAAAATCAGAAATGAAAAATATTATTTAGCCGATTCAGCAAATACAGAATGGAATGTGATTATGAAAATGCGTATCGGATCTGATCATTCTGCATTGGGTAATACAGAAGGAATTCACTGGCACATAAATAATGATGTAGAAATTACATATCAGTCAGACGAAAAACGTAAAACTATTCCTTGGGTTAGATACTATAACAAGAAAACCGGTAAAGAGACAATTTTTCTTGAAGGAGATACTTCTATTCACCCAACTGTAAAAGAAGTTGCAAATTCTGAGAAACGAGTAATGGATTGTATGGACTGTCATAACCGTCCTTCACATAGATATTTAGCACCTTCGAATTATGTAAATAGTTTGTTTGCAGGAAATCAGATTTCAAAATCAGTTCCTTATTTAAAAGCTGCAGCAATGGAAGGATTAAATGATGTGTATTCTACAAAAGATTCAGCCAGAATGGGTATTGAAAAGCAAATAACAGAATTTTATAAAAGTTCTTATCCTGATTTATTTACAAAATATCAGAAAGAAATTAAATCAGCAATTACTGCAATTCAAACAGAATTCTCTTATAATACTTTCCCTGAAATGAAAGTTAGATATACTGCATATCCAATGAATATTGGTCACTTAGAATTTAACGGATGTTTCAGATGTCATGATGATAAACATAAATCAGCTGATGGAAAAGTTATTTCTAAAGATTGTAATCTTTGTCATACTATTATTGGACAAGGAGCAACAGATTCAATAAAATATTCAACAATAAATAGCACTTTAGAATTCCAACATCCTGTTGACATTGGTGAAGAATGGAAAACTACTAATTGTTCAGAATGCCATTTAGAACCTTTTTAA
- a CDS encoding cytochrome b/b6 domain-containing protein, which yields MKYIKFILLNVALLLFFFNFQVKAQEVVCLDCHENLVENTVHNKVIKCGDCHRDINTTEHGAGSAKKVNCANCHAALNNQMNHDVHRNVFNVDEKDAPNCKSCHGTHKIKSPSKIENKQKEYCSKCHKTDVLKSVYHTKSEKDYNCNKCHNDALHKNNLAKSVHHSLSCSNCHSYVVNNIDNHRKAPKDGILADCYICHNAIANEHKESIHGISILEGINEAAQCWDCHGSHSIDSVSNKNSLVYSTNLVSTCGKCHDNPDFTKKHAFAIKSPGKMYSQSVHGKLVANGTNAATCITCHGKHNIKNRIQEGSKIASTNIPGTCEECHAEITKEYKQSIHWIGVKKGIREAPSCNDCHSEHNIHQINTADKREEIKRIQSQTCLECHNNLMLSERYGMSGNSAGNYEDSYHGLAASRGEDKAALCVDCHGVHKILPKSHAESSINKNNITATCKKCHEKANEIFSISYSHTTQLDSAKNIEDIVTFVYFWLIVIVVGWMFVHNLLILIHELRKRYKKSKNEIRIPRFTTNELIQHTVLLVSFIVLAISGFQLKYPDSAFGKGLYALGMDENIRQWVHRISAIVMMALSVYHAIYLVITARGRDVLKGLFPNFSDLTQLINNSLFYLHLKKKQPEFDNYNYMEKMEYWALIWGTLVMGATGIVLWFPTIGGDWAPVWFIKVSEIIHFYEAILATLAIVVWHWFFVIFHPKEYPLNFICIDGEITIHHFKEEHKLKFYKVIIEWLEVKKGIRTPKKMNHYTKLFIKAVEKGGVTMESLVNSELNKDENLKAMAEKQNLI from the coding sequence ATGAAATATATTAAATTTATTCTATTAAACGTCGCTTTATTACTTTTCTTTTTCAACTTTCAGGTAAAAGCTCAGGAAGTAGTTTGCCTGGATTGTCATGAAAATTTAGTTGAAAATACAGTTCACAACAAAGTTATAAAATGTGGTGACTGCCATCGTGATATAAACACTACAGAACATGGAGCGGGATCTGCAAAAAAAGTGAATTGTGCTAATTGCCATGCTGCTTTAAATAATCAGATGAATCATGACGTACACAGAAACGTTTTTAATGTTGATGAAAAAGATGCTCCAAATTGTAAATCGTGTCATGGAACTCATAAAATTAAGTCTCCTTCAAAAATTGAAAACAAACAAAAAGAATATTGTAGTAAATGTCATAAAACTGATGTGCTAAAATCAGTTTATCATACAAAAAGCGAGAAGGATTATAACTGTAACAAATGTCATAATGATGCTTTACATAAAAATAATTTAGCAAAATCTGTACATCATAGTTTGAGTTGTTCTAATTGCCATAGTTATGTTGTAAATAATATTGACAATCATAGAAAAGCACCAAAAGACGGAATTTTAGCAGATTGTTACATTTGCCATAATGCAATTGCAAACGAGCATAAAGAAAGCATACATGGTATTTCAATATTAGAAGGAATTAACGAAGCAGCACAATGCTGGGACTGCCATGGATCACATTCTATTGACTCTGTTTCAAATAAAAACAGCTTAGTATACTCAACAAATTTAGTAAGCACATGCGGTAAATGTCATGATAATCCTGACTTTACTAAAAAACATGCATTTGCAATTAAATCGCCGGGCAAAATGTACTCACAAAGTGTACACGGGAAATTAGTTGCAAACGGAACAAATGCTGCAACCTGTATAACTTGTCATGGTAAACACAATATTAAAAACAGAATACAGGAAGGTTCAAAAATTGCAAGTACAAACATTCCTGGCACATGCGAAGAATGTCATGCAGAAATAACAAAAGAATACAAACAATCTATACATTGGATTGGTGTTAAAAAGGGAATAAGAGAAGCACCATCTTGCAATGATTGTCATAGTGAACATAATATTCACCAAATAAATACTGCCGATAAGAGAGAAGAAATAAAAAGAATACAATCCCAAACATGTCTGGAATGTCATAACAATCTTATGCTTTCCGAAAGATATGGAATGTCAGGGAATAGTGCAGGAAATTACGAAGACAGTTATCATGGCCTTGCCGCATCACGTGGAGAAGATAAAGCAGCATTATGTGTAGATTGTCATGGAGTACATAAAATTTTACCAAAATCTCATGCTGAATCATCGATTAATAAAAACAATATTACTGCAACATGTAAGAAATGTCACGAAAAAGCTAACGAAATTTTTTCTATCAGCTACTCTCATACTACGCAACTTGATTCTGCAAAAAACATTGAGGACATTGTTACATTTGTTTATTTCTGGTTAATTGTTATTGTTGTAGGATGGATGTTTGTACATAACCTATTAATATTAATTCATGAATTAAGAAAAAGATATAAAAAGTCTAAAAATGAAATCAGGATTCCAAGATTTACAACTAATGAATTAATTCAGCATACTGTTTTACTGGTTTCATTTATTGTATTAGCAATTTCGGGCTTTCAGTTAAAATATCCCGATAGCGCATTTGGCAAAGGATTATATGCTTTAGGAATGGACGAAAATATTCGTCAATGGGTACATAGAATCTCAGCTATAGTAATGATGGCACTTTCTGTATATCATGCTATTTATTTAGTTATAACAGCCAGAGGACGTGATGTACTAAAAGGATTATTCCCAAATTTCAGCGACTTAACTCAATTAATAAATAATTCATTATTTTATTTACACCTAAAAAAGAAACAACCAGAATTCGACAACTATAATTACATGGAAAAAATGGAATACTGGGCATTAATTTGGGGAACATTGGTAATGGGTGCAACAGGTATTGTTCTTTGGTTCCCAACAATTGGTGGCGACTGGGCTCCGGTATGGTTTATTAAAGTAAGTGAAATTATCCATTTCTATGAAGCTATACTTGCTACTCTGGCTATTGTTGTATGGCACTGGTTCTTTGTTATTTTCCACCCAAAAGAATATCCTTTAAACTTTATCTGTATTGATGGTGAAATTACTATACATCATTTTAAAGAAGAACACAAATTAAAATTCTATAAGGTAATTATTGAGTGGCTTGAAGTAAAGAAAGGTATTCGCACTCCTAAAAAAATGAACCATTATACAAAATTATTTATTAAAGCTGTTGAAAAAGGTGGTGTTACAATGGAAAGCCTTGTAAATTCTGAGCTTAATAAAGACGAAAACTTAAAAGCTATGGCTGAAAAACAAAATTTGATTTAG
- the ygiD gene encoding 4,5-DOPA dioxygenase extradiol, whose amino-acid sequence MKINEINSITNSLSNTEKMPVLFLGHGSPMTAIEENEFVTGFRNIGKTIPKPNAILCISAHWETKGTFVTAMEKPKTIHDFGGFPQALFDVQYPAPGSPELAKQTKSLIKKTEVGLDDKWGLDHGAWTVIKHLYPNADVPVIQMSLDYYQAPQYHYDLAKELSSLREKGVLIIGSGNMVHNLGMIDWEKLNEIDYGYDWAIEANEQMKKFILSNDHKQLINFKSQGKAFQLAIPTPEHYLPLLYALALKEENENITFFNDKLVGGSLTMTSVKIDKE is encoded by the coding sequence ATGAAAATTAACGAAATAAATAGTATAACAAATTCCCTTAGCAACACAGAAAAAATGCCTGTGTTGTTTTTGGGGCATGGCAGCCCGATGACGGCCATTGAAGAAAATGAATTTGTAACAGGGTTCAGAAATATTGGTAAAACCATACCTAAACCAAATGCCATTTTATGTATTTCGGCACATTGGGAAACAAAAGGAACATTTGTTACAGCAATGGAAAAGCCGAAAACAATTCACGATTTTGGTGGTTTTCCTCAGGCATTATTTGATGTGCAATATCCTGCACCAGGAAGTCCAGAATTAGCAAAACAAACAAAATCGCTGATTAAAAAAACAGAAGTTGGGCTAGATGATAAATGGGGACTCGATCATGGTGCGTGGACAGTTATTAAGCATTTATATCCCAATGCTGATGTGCCTGTAATTCAAATGAGCCTTGATTATTATCAGGCTCCACAATATCATTATGATTTGGCAAAAGAACTTTCATCTTTACGCGAGAAAGGTGTATTGATTATTGGAAGTGGTAACATGGTGCACAATCTGGGAATGATAGATTGGGAAAAATTGAATGAAATAGATTATGGTTACGATTGGGCAATAGAAGCAAATGAGCAAATGAAAAAATTTATTCTTTCAAATGATCATAAGCAACTGATTAATTTTAAATCGCAGGGAAAAGCATTTCAGTTGGCAATACCAACACCTGAGCATTATTTACCTTTGTTATATGCATTGGCATTAAAAGAAGAAAATGAGAATATTACTTTCTTTAACGATAAACTGGTGGGAGGGTCGTTAACAATGACATCTGTTAAGATAGATAAAGAATAA
- a CDS encoding T9SS type A sorting domain-containing protein, whose product MKIRIILIFAATMLTTFSIVAQTPTVLTRSATWVGTGPACSASSPLYATLQGIVNANGTTCSVSFEYGNTTSYGNTVTVGTVNGSTDLGVSAPVSISSIYGFSRREINYRLVVTNANGTFYGRNYIAAPFDVSRRIQILATCSDSPTMANYDLINCDPSLNVTLYYNAGGGFTGNTIIGSYQTQQIFVPKGSVTAFSYENCMFNQTLTNDQLCSETETPDKKIQIYTLGALSSNQSQLYKIENRNTYPVTVNVQIVADIYTHTIPALSAAFVVTGGKWDMQIDYNGVPFAIASASNFIYEEATWLEVTAISSTSTTATFELYNRDNAPHTYVMRNAAGNEFAYTVPANQSYNVTLPKEVWDVLISVYDINPVEYNSSGFGRLPFDETFGDPAYAINGKLKLATATPAAIVPLMPDITSLVASSPTAITANGTINCNPAQNETLDYYFIYGTDPNNLNQSTTSQQITIMSTQDATVSATVSGLTPESVYYFQLVAGTNQSAMKSILLSSLPTTHLKTCLRADMNVTTTGSSVSYWGDVSGNTNNASQSIINKQPILVENVINGHSVIRFDGTASTLNLPPSVVLGIFNNPYEMFIVAKSGSANIQFLISGANYEQFEYHLNGVGARFIPTTGIYLDKGISGDYTNGNAHIFGARASASGGAVRVDETDGITSGSNVLSSNAGNLFLGSRQGTSLFFNGDMAEVLIYNTVLTPQQRDSVELYLYNRYFTKLITTTVNPSNSGIVTGSGNHPTGTTATLVATPNVGYHFVNWTDNGNIISTNDTLEFTVVSDTAFVANFELNSYSVAANVNPISSGAISGAGTYNHGETVTLIATPNVGYQFVNWTENGNVISTNDTLDFTVVSDTAFVANFEIVTGILSHKECLKIDIFPNPFSNELVIVIEGNKEKLHFEISNAIGQVVFKGNLVEKTTVQTSNFEPGVYLIKLENGKIYEFKKIIK is encoded by the coding sequence ATGAAAATTCGGATTATTTTAATTTTTGCAGCTACAATGCTAACCACTTTTTCAATTGTAGCCCAAACCCCTACCGTACTCACCCGTAGTGCCACCTGGGTAGGCACAGGCCCTGCCTGCAGTGCGAGCAGCCCTTTGTATGCCACTTTACAGGGAATTGTGAACGCCAACGGCACCACATGCAGCGTAAGTTTTGAGTATGGCAACACGACCAGCTATGGCAATACCGTAACAGTTGGCACAGTTAACGGAAGCACCGATTTAGGTGTAAGCGCTCCGGTTTCCATTAGCAGTATTTACGGATTTTCCCGAAGAGAAATAAACTACCGCCTGGTGGTTACAAATGCCAACGGTACTTTTTACGGGCGCAACTATATTGCCGCACCCTTCGATGTTTCCCGAAGAATTCAAATACTGGCAACCTGTTCAGATAGTCCAACCATGGCAAATTATGATTTGATTAATTGCGATCCGTCATTAAATGTTACTTTGTATTATAATGCAGGAGGTGGTTTTACTGGAAATACGATAATAGGTTCATATCAAACACAGCAGATTTTTGTGCCGAAAGGCAGCGTTACGGCTTTCAGTTATGAGAACTGTATGTTTAATCAAACTTTAACTAACGATCAGCTTTGTTCCGAAACGGAAACTCCCGATAAAAAAATCCAGATTTACACTTTAGGTGCGTTGAGCAGCAATCAATCGCAGTTGTATAAAATAGAAAACAGAAATACCTATCCCGTTACGGTGAACGTTCAAATAGTAGCGGATATATACACCCACACTATTCCCGCGTTGTCGGCCGCATTTGTTGTCACCGGTGGAAAATGGGACATGCAGATTGATTATAACGGAGTTCCCTTTGCAATAGCCTCTGCATCCAATTTTATATACGAAGAGGCGACATGGCTTGAGGTTACCGCTATTTCATCAACATCAACTACGGCCACCTTCGAGCTTTATAATCGCGATAATGCACCACATACTTACGTAATGCGAAACGCAGCCGGAAACGAGTTCGCTTACACTGTTCCCGCAAACCAAAGCTATAATGTTACCCTTCCGAAAGAAGTATGGGATGTGTTAATCTCAGTTTATGATATCAATCCTGTGGAGTATAATTCCTCTGGGTTTGGACGCTTACCTTTTGACGAAACGTTTGGCGATCCTGCTTATGCCATTAACGGCAAATTAAAATTAGCCACCGCAACACCTGCAGCAATAGTTCCACTTATGCCTGATATTACATCATTAGTGGCTAGTTCACCAACAGCAATTACCGCGAACGGAACCATAAATTGCAATCCCGCTCAAAACGAAACACTGGATTATTATTTTATTTACGGTACCGACCCAAATAATTTGAACCAAAGCACAACATCGCAACAAATCACCATTATGTCAACTCAGGATGCCACGGTAAGTGCCACAGTAAGCGGATTAACACCCGAATCGGTTTACTATTTTCAATTGGTTGCAGGAACGAACCAAAGTGCAATGAAAAGCATTTTGTTATCATCTCTTCCAACCACTCACCTAAAAACGTGTCTTCGTGCCGATATGAATGTAACCACAACTGGGTCTTCCGTTTCATATTGGGGCGATGTTTCGGGCAACACGAATAATGCCAGTCAAAGTATTATTAACAAACAACCTATTCTAGTCGAAAATGTGATAAACGGGCATTCGGTGATTCGATTTGATGGAACTGCATCCACCTTAAACTTGCCACCATCAGTTGTACTGGGAATATTTAATAATCCGTATGAAATGTTTATTGTTGCAAAATCCGGTTCAGCAAACATTCAGTTTCTGATTTCTGGTGCAAATTATGAGCAATTCGAATATCATCTTAACGGAGTAGGCGCAAGGTTTATTCCAACTACGGGAATCTATTTGGATAAAGGAATTTCCGGAGATTACACCAATGGAAATGCACATATTTTTGGAGCAAGAGCATCGGCAAGTGGGGGAGCAGTGCGTGTTGATGAAACAGATGGTATAACATCAGGCAGTAATGTTCTTTCTTCAAATGCCGGAAATCTGTTTCTAGGCAGCAGACAAGGAACTTCCTTATTTTTTAACGGCGACATGGCCGAAGTTCTTATTTACAATACTGTGCTTACACCTCAACAACGCGACTCTGTGGAATTGTATCTGTACAACCGGTATTTTACAAAATTGATAACAACCACCGTTAATCCCTCAAACAGTGGAATTGTAACTGGCTCGGGAAATCACCCCACCGGAACCACTGCCACACTTGTTGCCACACCCAATGTGGGCTACCACTTTGTGAACTGGACAGACAACGGAAATATTATTTCAACAAATGATACGCTTGAATTTACCGTTGTTTCCGATACTGCTTTTGTAGCTAATTTTGAATTAAACAGCTATTCGGTTGCGGCAAATGTAAATCCTATAAGTTCAGGAGCAATAAGCGGAGCGGGCACATACAATCATGGCGAAACGGTTACATTAATTGCCACACCCAATGTGGGCTACCAGTTTGTGAACTGGACCGAAAACGGAAATGTTATTTCAACAAATGACACACTAGACTTTACCGTTGTTTCTGATACTGCTTTTGTGGCTAATTTTGAAATTGTTACCGGAATATTATCGCACAAGGAATGTTTGAAAATTGATATTTTTCCTAACCCTTTTTCAAATGAATTAGTCATAGTAATAGAAGGCAATAAAGAAAAATTACATTTTGAAATTTCAAATGCAATTGGACAAGTAGTTTTCAAAGGAAATTTAGTTGAAAAGACTACGGTTCAGACAAGTAATTTTGAACCTGGTGTATATCTTATTAAACTTGAAAATGGTAAAATTTATGAATTTAAAAAAATAATAAAATAA